In Nitrosomonas ureae, the sequence CGTATCATAAACTGCCAAACCTGCAGAAACCATGCCTCCTGGTGAATTAATATAAAAAAATATATCCTTTTCTGAATTCTCAGATTCTAAAAATAAAAATTGAGCAACAACCAAGTTTGCACTTGCTTCAGTGACGGGGCCAACAAGAAACACAACTCTTTCCTTCAATAAACGTGAATATATATCATAAGCACGCTCACCCCTACCACTGGTTTCTATGACCATGGGAATTAACCCGAGGTCTCTAGGCTCCATATCACGGATGTTATCAAATATTTGTGCCATCTTAAGATATCCCCATCAACTCATCAAATGTAATAGTTTTATTGATTAATTTAACCTGACCAAGCGCCCAATCGACAATATTTTCTTCTAGAGCCAACGATTCAGCTTCCTGTAAACGCTCTGGGGAAGCATAATGCCATTTAACGACCTGTTCAGGATTCTCATAACTTTGAGCTGCATCTTCTATTATGCTCCGAACATGCGCTGGATTATTTTTAATAGAGTGCACTTTGACAAGCTCCGCTAAAATTAATCCCAATTTGACGCGATACTCAGCTTTCTCTTTAAATAACTCGGATTTAAGAGATATTTCGTTTGCTTTTATCCCCCGTGCTTCAAGGTCATTTTTAGCATCTTGCAATAATCTCTCCATTTCTTGATTAACCAGAACAATGGGAGCTTCAATTTGAGTAGTCTCCAAAATTGCTCTCATAACCTGTTCTTTAAGTTTTGATCTTGAGCGCCTAGAGATTTCACGCTCGAGATCTTTTTTTATCCCTTCGCGTAGCTTCTTTAAGTCTCCATCGGCAACACCAAGCGATTTAGCAAATTCTTCATCCACAGTTGGTAATATTGGCATTTCTAGTTCATTCATTTTTACTTCAAATGTAACAGTCTTTCCAGCAACATCTTTACCATGGTATTCCTGAGGAAAAACAACATCAAAAGATTTGTGATTCCCTACCTTCATACCTATTAGGGAACTCTCAAAATCTTTTAGAAATTTTCCATCTCCAAGTATTAGCTGAACATCATCGGCTTTTCCGCCTGCAAAATCATCTCCATTGATAACACCATGATAATCAATCTTAATCCGATCACCTTTTATTGCCGCGCGACTAACCGGTTTATAGGTCACGCGCTGTTTACTTATCATGTCGAGAGTTTTATCAATATCGACTTCATCAACTCGCACATCAAGTTGATCGACACTCTGATTACTCAAATCACCCAATATGATCTCGGGGTAAACTTCAAATGTTGCGCTAACGGTGTAAAGTGCATCCTGTTCATTGGCTAATTTATTTTCAAAGCGGGGATAGCCAGCAATTTTTAAATTATTTTCCTTAACGGTATCTGTGAATTCTTTGTGAATTGCATCATTGATTACATCCTGCTGTACTTGTACGCCATACATTTGCTTAACTATTGTAAGCGGAACTTTTCCAGGACGGAAACCATGAAACTTGGTTGTCTTTGCTAGCTTCTTTAAGCGAAGATCAATTTCATCCTGTAATTTTTCAAGAGAAATTGAAATATCGAAACGACGTTCTAGTGCGCCGAGATTTTCTACCTTTGATCCCATTAAAAATCCCTGATTGATTAAATTTTTCCAACATAACCCGAATACGAATGTGCTATTGATTGAGTAACACTTGTAAACAGTAAACCATGTATTAACTCAATTTGGTGCGAAAGGGGGGACTCGAACCCCCACACCTCTCGGCGCCAGAACCTAAATCTGGTGCGTCTGCCAATTCCGCCACTTTCGCATATATCATTTTATTTATTATCGATTATACCTTCTAATCCTGCCAACCGCAGCCTGATCACTCGATTCGTTATAAATTAACACAAGATTGTCTGACCACTTATTTCCTTGCTGTCCAGTCCCATCAAGTATAAATATACCGCCATCAACTCATCTGGTTGACGCATTTTTTGTTTTATTTCACCCGGATGTGTAATCACCCGCTGCGGTGAATTCACTAAGCCGGGTATAACGGTATTAATGCGCAAATTTGACGTCTGACTCCATTCATCAGCCTGTATCTTGACTAATGCTTCCAGACCAGCTTTTGCAACGGCAAAACCACCCCAATAAGCCGATGGGTTATGCCCCTGCGTGCTCGATGTCATAATGATGCTCGCATCAGGAGAGATTTTCAGCAACGGTAAACATGCCTTTGTTAATGCAAAAGGAGCTATCAAATTAACTTGCAACAGGGCGTGCCACTGCTCAGTCGTTTGATGCTCTAATGGACTTAAACCAGGCAGATAGGCTGCGTTATGCAAAATTCCATCCAGGCGACCGAGTTGCTGCGCAATCGCATGTGCCAAAGCAAAAAAATCTTTTTCTTCAGCGCGTTCCAAATCAAGCGGATAAATTAGAGCTTGCGCTTTACCTATAGTTTCTATTTCATCGTAAACATTTTCCAATTTCTTTACTTTACGGCCATGTAAAATAACCGTGGCTCCATGACTTGCATAAGATAATGCCGCAGCACGCCCTAGCCCTTGCCCCGCACCTGTGACAAGAATCACACGATCTTTCAGAAGATCTTGAGGTGCAGAATAGTTTTCTAATTTATCCATATCCAAAAATTTATCACGAATAAATATTTTTTAAGAAAAATATAACGCCTGATAAATGTCTCTATTTAGTTAACTTGATAGACATAAAAAAACAGACTTCAATATAAAATTGAAGTCTGTTTAATTCAGAAAGCGGTATAAATAAGTATTTTCCTTACATATCCATGCCGCCCATACCACCCATGCCGCCCATACCACCCATACCACCACCGGCGGGCGCATCTTCCTTAGGCAATTCAGCAACCATTGCATCAGTAGTTAACATCAAGCTTGCAACAGAAGCTGCATTCTGTAAAGCAGAACGAGTTACTTTAGTCGGATCGAGAACGCCCATTGCTACCAAGTCACCATATTCGCTGGTTGCGGCATTGTAGCCAAAATTTCCTTGACCTTCAGCTACCTTATTAACCACAACGGAGGGCTCATCACCACAATTCGTTACAATTTGACGCAAAGGCTCTTCAAGTGCGCGCAAAACAATCTTAATGCCGGCGTCTTGATCATGATTATCACCTTTGGTGTTTTTGACGGCTGAAATGGCACGTAATAAAGCCACACCGCCACCTGGAATAACGCCTTCTTCCACGGCAGCACGAGTTGCATGTAATGCATCTTCAACCCGAGCTTTTTTCTCTTTCATTTCAACTTCTGTAGCAGCACCAACTTTAATTAGCGCCACACCACCGGCCAGCTTAGCAACACGTTCTTGCAGTTTTTCTTTGTCGTAATCACTTGTAGCTTCTTCAATTTGTGCACGGATCTGTTTGACACGGCCTTCAATATTATCGGTATTGCCTGCGCCATCGATAATTGTAGTATTCTCTTTCCCTACTTCAATACGTTTGGCTTGACCAAGATCATTTAATGTAGCTTTCTCTAGCGTCAAACCAACTTCTTCGGCAATAACCGTGCCGCCAGTTAAAATTGCGATGTCTTCAAGCATCGCTTTACGACGATCACCAAAACCAGGCGCTTTAACTGCACACGTTTTGAGAATACCCCTTATATTGTTCACAACCAATGTGGCAAGCGCTTCGCCATCAACATCTTCAGCGATAATCAGTAACGGCTTACCCGCTTTCGCAACCTGTTCCAATATCGGTAATAGATCACGAATATTAGAAATTTTCTTATCATGCAGCAAAATATATGGATTATCTAACAGTGCAATCTGTTTTTCCGCGCTACTTACAAAATAAGGCGACAGATAACCACGATCAAACTGCATACCTTCAACAACTTCCAACTCATTCTGCAATCCCGATCCATCTTCAACTGTAATTACGCCTTCCTTACCCACTTTGTCCATTGCATCCGCAATGATCTTGCCAATTTCATTATCAGAATTTGCAGAAATACTACCCACTTGTGCAATTTCCTTTGCTGTCGTGCATGGTTTTGACAATTTCTTTAATTCACCGACCGCTGTGGTTACTGCTTTATCGATTCCACGTTTGAGATCCATTGGATTCATACCAGCCGCTACATATTTCATGCCTTCTTTTACGATCGCTTGCGCCAACACGGTTGCGGTGGTTGTACCATCACCGGCCACATCAGATGTTTTGCTCGCCACTTCTTTTAACATCTGCGCGCCCATATTTTCAAATTTATCTTTCAATTCAATTTCTTTGGCGACAGATACCCCATCCTTAGTGATGGTGGGTGCACCATAGGAACGATCCAGAACAACATTCCGTCCCTTCGGTCCTAATGTCACTTTTACCGCATCGGCTAAAATATTTACACCGGCTACCATTCTATGACGTGCTGAATCACCAAACTTCACTTCTTTTGCTGACATATTCTTCTCCTAATCTCTCAATACATTATTTTTGCGTGTCATCGAACTACGAGTTAACCTTCAATCACACCCATAATATCTTCTTCGCGCATGACTAAAAGTTCTTCGCCTTGAACCTTAACGGATTGCCCAGCATATTTACCAAATAATACTTTATCGCCGACTTTCACTTCCAACGGGCGGATTTTTCCATCATCCCCTACTTTTCCTTTACCTATTGCTAAAATCTCGCCTTGATCTGGCTTTTCTGCCGCGCTGTCAGGAATAACAATACCTGAAGCTGTTTTACGTTCATCTTCCAATCGCTTTACGATAACACGATCATGTAAAGGACGAATTTTCATGCTGCTGTCTCCTTTGAAAATTAATAAGCTGATATATACACATCATTTTTTAACACTACGAAAAAGTCAAGGTTCTAATATTAGGATTATTAGCACTCCATAACCACGAGTGCTAATAGTAGGGTTTGTGGCTCAGAATTTCAAGAGCGCAAAATAATAAAATTATTAATTTTATATAACGCTATGAATACAAAAATGAAATAAATATGGAACAAAAACGAAACAAATGCGAAATTAATTGTCGTAAGAAAGAAAATAAATCCGGAATAAAAAGAAACAACTCCGGAATTATATTATTGACTCTGGTATTTCAAACTAAATCTCGTTTTAATCATCGCCATGATAATCTCTATCATGAGACTTTCACTTAATCCGATTTAATTTCCTAAGAGACGTATTTATAGTCTTAGCACAAACTTTCAATTCTGTTATTTTAAAACTTATTTACATTCTCCAGCTTTCAAATATTGATGAACTATGAAGTACGAACTTAGGCCGGCCAGACAAGATGATTACACTTACTGTTATCGCCTTACTAAGCGGAATATGTATGAATTTTTCTGTCGTCACTGGGGTGGTTGGGTTCCACATGAGTTCCGGAGAGGGTTCGTAATTGAAAACATATCTATGGTTATTATTGCGGATAGAAGAGCAGGTTACATCAACGTAATAAAGGAACCTTTACCCGTCTACATTGTTAATCTCCAACTATCTCCTATTTGGCAGAACCAGGGAATTGGCACAAAGCTGTTGAAGCGCTTGCTTGCCCTTTATTCGAGTGACTGTATTGAACTCACGACATTTGAAGACAATCCAGCGAAAAGGCTATATGAGCGAATGGGATTTGTCGTTGTAGAGAAAAATGGTATGACAGTTAAAATGGGAAAAAACCCCAGCAAAGCGATACAGACTAGCTCATCTACGTTTCAAATCATTCGTCCAAATGTTTCAAAGCAATTGTCCATTGTCATGTGTTCATCCCAAAACTGTACATAGTGTGATAACTAAAATGTAAACGTAATACACACGACATTAATCATCTTATAATTTACGCTATGCTAAATTGTAGATAGTCATTTTGAAGTATCGGAACAGATAATTTGAAATGCCTCTCAGGCGTTAAAAAAATGATTTTCTTAATCCCCATTAATCAGCGCCAAATAACAAGAGAATTTAACGCTTATCAGAAATAAAAAATAACCGCTGCAACCATATTTCCAGAGAGCTTTCCAGCAGCATCAAAACTGTAGTTTTATCACCGGTACTGCAACACTCTTCAAACGGTTGCTGTCAGTCACCAAAAGTCAGCGTGCAAGATCGCTTGCTCACGCGGTGGTTTTGAGTCGGCTATCGGAATCGAAGCTGCGTGCATACGCCTGGTTATTACCCCACACCCAACTCTTGGGCTCGCCAAACGGTTGATGGACGATATTGCTCAATAACAGATTGCCATTGACCCGGATCTCATTCGGGAGGCCATCGGCCGCCATAAGCGGTAGTTACCTATTTGAGATTACATCTGATACAGAACTGAAGTATTTGCCTTACGGTATCGGACAACGCTTCCATACCACACTGATTGGAAAGGAAAAACATCTGAAAAATTCAGTTCAGCCTCTAGGTTAAGCTTTCTTGCATTGTTTTTTGTGCATTTGACATCGTTAATGATGGTGTGTTTGAATATAGTTACATATTTCAATATGGAGTGATTCAAACATGTCAAATCGAGGCGGAAAAAGGGAAAATGCGGGTAGGCCGCGAGGCCAGGGTAAGTTTGGCGAATCGACAGTTACAATGCGCATACCGCAAAGTCAAACAGCAACGATCCGAAGCTTTCTGGAAGCCTTGCAGTGTAAAAGAGCGAATGCTGCGAGTGAAAATACAATTCCAGAGGAAGAAGTGGATGAGTTTTTCACCCCCGTGATTAGTGAACAACCCACGCTATTGCCATTATTCGCTACCAAAGTCGCGGCGGGCTTTCCCAGTCCGGCCGATGATCATGTCGAGAAACGGCTCGATGTCAGTGAATTCCTGATCGATCACGCAGCATCGACGTTCTTTGTGACGATCCGCGGAGAATCGATGATTGATGTCGGGTTGTTACCGGATGATAAAGTGGTCGTGGATCGCTCCAAAACACCCAGCATCGGAGATATTGTATTAGCAGTGGTTGATCGGGAATTTACGATTAAAATCCTTGATTACGGTGCAAATAAAATGCCAAGGCTGATGCCAGCCAATTCGACGGGTGCTTACCGGCCCATTTACATTCGCCCCGATACGCAGTTTGAGATATTCGGTGTCGTGACAGGATCATTCCGCCGCTTTAAATGAGTACGTTGTTGCCGTGCTATGTGTTGTTGGATCTGGAAACAACAGGAGGCACTCCAACCCAGGATCGTATCACTGAAATCGGCTTGATCCGCTATGAGAATGGCGTTGAAACCGGCCGCTGGAATACGCTCATCAACCCGGGAATCAATATTCCACCTTTCATCCAGCGGCTGACGGGAATCACTCAGGACATGGTCGATCATGCCCCCACTTTTTCTCAGGTGTGTGAAACACTGCTGCAATGGCTCGATCAAGCGGTATTGTGTGCGCACAATGCGCGTTTCGATTATGGTTTTCTCAAAAATGAATTCAAGCGCATCGGTGTTACCTTCCAAAAGAAACTACTGTGCACGGTCCAGCTCTCCAGGAAACTTTATCCGCAGCATCATTCGCATAGTCTCAATGCCATTATCGAAAGATTCCGATTGGTCTGTGACCAGCGCCACCGCGCCATGGGCGATACCGAAATGATGGCGGCATTCATTGATGTTGCCATGCATGAATTGGGGGAAGCAACGATTCAGGAAATGGCGCTGACCCTCCTGAAGCAACCAGCGATTCCGGTAGGCCTCGATCACCTGGATATCGATACTCTTCCGGCAACCTTCGGTGTTTATTTATTCCATGGCGATAGTGCAGTGCTGTATGTCGGCAAAAGTGTTTCCTTGCGATCCCGGGTATTCAACCACTTTCAAGGTGATCATCGCTCGGCCAAGGAAATGCGTATCGCGCAGGAAATCAAGCGAGTCGAATACCGTATTACCGGCGGAGAACTGGGTGCATTATTATTGGAATCGCGTTTGATCAAGGATTTTCAGCCTATTCATAATCGGCAACTCAGACGCGAGCGGCAACTCTGTTCCTGGCAAGTATCACGTGACCCCAATGCCAAACCCTTGGTGACTTTGATCAATGACAGCGACATCGATTGGCGTACAGCAGACCATGTATATGGTACTTTCAAAACCAAACGGCAGGCTGTGGAGGTTTTAAGCAAGCTGGCCGACGAGTACGGGCTGTGCGATAAGGCGTTGGGGCTGGAGAAAGGTGCCGGTGTGTGTTTTGCGCATCAATTAAAACACTGCAAAGGCTTGTGCGCAGGCCGGGAATCCGCTGAGTCGCACTGGTTACGTCTTCTCACGGCTTTAAGCCAATATCGGCTGCTGACATGGCCGTATGCAGGACGTATTGGAATCAGGGAACGCAACCCGGAATATGCCATTACGGAAATACACATCTTTGACCAATGGTGCCATCTGGGAACTGTCAAGGACTACCAAGAATTGGATGAATTATCGGCATGGCCCCGTTTTGATCGTGATACGTATCGTTATCTGCTGAAATTTCTGCCCCGGAAGAACGTTGAGATCATTGCGCTGCATGGATAAGAATAACCGCTCCATCGCGTTGATCGATGTCAACAACTTCTACGTGAGCTGTGAGCGGGTATTCAATCCCAAACTGGAAGGCAGGCCTGTTGTCGTATTATCCAACAATGACGGCTGCGCAGTCGCAAGAAGCAATGAAGTTAAGGCACTAGGCGTCAGAATGGGGCAACCGTGGTTTCAACTGAAAGACTTGGCCAAAAAGCATGGAATCATCGCTTACTCATCCAACTATGCGCTCTATGCCGACATGAGCAACCGCGTCATGGAGATTCTGGCGATGTTCAGTCCCGACCAGGAAATTTATTCCATTGATGAATGTTTTCTCGATCTCACGGGGTTTAAAACAAAAAATCTGGCCCCTTATGGTCAGCATATCCGTCAAACGATCAAACAATGGACTGGATTGCCGGTATGTGTCGGCATAGGTTCCACCAAAACACTGGCCAAGCTTGCCAACCATATGGCCAAAAAGAACCCCGAGTGGAATGGTGTTTGTGATTTCAATAGCTTATCTTTTCAACAGCAAGCGGATTGGTTTCAACGCACTGGAGTAGGTGAAATCTGGAGTATTGGCAAACGACTGGCACCCAGATTGCAGGAAATCGGTATTAAAACCGTGCTGGATCTCAAAACAGCATCGCCCTCGCAAATGCGCGCCCGTTTCTCGGTGGTAATGGAAAAGACCATTCGGGAGATTAATGGTACTGCTTGTATTGAACTGGAAGAAATCAATCCGTCGCGAAAACAGATCATCAGTTCCCGTTCGTTTGGAATTCCTGTATCCGATCTGGCCAGCCTGGAAGAATCCGTTACTCTCTACATCAGCCGCGCAGCAG encodes:
- the tig gene encoding trigger factor; protein product: MGSKVENLGALERRFDISISLEKLQDEIDLRLKKLAKTTKFHGFRPGKVPLTIVKQMYGVQVQQDVINDAIHKEFTDTVKENNLKIAGYPRFENKLANEQDALYTVSATFEVYPEIILGDLSNQSVDQLDVRVDEVDIDKTLDMISKQRVTYKPVSRAAIKGDRIKIDYHGVINGDDFAGGKADDVQLILGDGKFLKDFESSLIGMKVGNHKSFDVVFPQEYHGKDVAGKTVTFEVKMNELEMPILPTVDEEFAKSLGVADGDLKKLREGIKKDLEREISRRSRSKLKEQVMRAILETTQIEAPIVLVNQEMERLLQDAKNDLEARGIKANEISLKSELFKEKAEYRVKLGLILAELVKVHSIKNNPAHVRSIIEDAAQSYENPEQVVKWHYASPERLQEAESLALEENIVDWALGQVKLINKTITFDELMGIS
- a CDS encoding YciK family oxidoreductase, encoding MDKLENYSAPQDLLKDRVILVTGAGQGLGRAAALSYASHGATVILHGRKVKKLENVYDEIETIGKAQALIYPLDLERAEEKDFFALAHAIAQQLGRLDGILHNAAYLPGLSPLEHQTTEQWHALLQVNLIAPFALTKACLPLLKISPDASIIMTSSTQGHNPSAYWGGFAVAKAGLEALVKIQADEWSQTSNLRINTVIPGLVNSPQRVITHPGEIKQKMRQPDELMAVYLYLMGLDSKEISGQTILC
- the groL gene encoding chaperonin GroEL (60 kDa chaperone family; promotes refolding of misfolded polypeptides especially under stressful conditions; forms two stacked rings of heptamers to form a barrel-shaped 14mer; ends can be capped by GroES; misfolded proteins enter the barrel where they are refolded when GroES binds), translating into MSAKEVKFGDSARHRMVAGVNILADAVKVTLGPKGRNVVLDRSYGAPTITKDGVSVAKEIELKDKFENMGAQMLKEVASKTSDVAGDGTTTATVLAQAIVKEGMKYVAAGMNPMDLKRGIDKAVTTAVGELKKLSKPCTTAKEIAQVGSISANSDNEIGKIIADAMDKVGKEGVITVEDGSGLQNELEVVEGMQFDRGYLSPYFVSSAEKQIALLDNPYILLHDKKISNIRDLLPILEQVAKAGKPLLIIAEDVDGEALATLVVNNIRGILKTCAVKAPGFGDRRKAMLEDIAILTGGTVIAEEVGLTLEKATLNDLGQAKRIEVGKENTTIIDGAGNTDNIEGRVKQIRAQIEEATSDYDKEKLQERVAKLAGGVALIKVGAATEVEMKEKKARVEDALHATRAAVEEGVIPGGGVALLRAISAVKNTKGDNHDQDAGIKIVLRALEEPLRQIVTNCGDEPSVVVNKVAEGQGNFGYNAATSEYGDLVAMGVLDPTKVTRSALQNAASVASLMLTTDAMVAELPKEDAPAGGGMGGMGGMGGMGGMDM
- a CDS encoding co-chaperone GroES, with product MKIRPLHDRVIVKRLEDERKTASGIVIPDSAAEKPDQGEILAIGKGKVGDDGKIRPLEVKVGDKVLFGKYAGQSVKVQGEELLVMREEDIMGVIEG
- a CDS encoding GNAT family N-acetyltransferase; the encoded protein is MVIIADRRAGYINVIKEPLPVYIVNLQLSPIWQNQGIGTKLLKRLLALYSSDCIELTTFEDNPAKRLYERMGFVVVEKNGMTVKMGKNPSKAIQTSSSTFQIIRPNVSKQLSIVMCSSQNCT
- a CDS encoding LexA family protein; this translates as MSNRGGKRENAGRPRGQGKFGESTVTMRIPQSQTATIRSFLEALQCKRANAASENTIPEEEVDEFFTPVISEQPTLLPLFATKVAAGFPSPADDHVEKRLDVSEFLIDHAASTFFVTIRGESMIDVGLLPDDKVVVDRSKTPSIGDIVLAVVDREFTIKILDYGANKMPRLMPANSTGAYRPIYIRPDTQFEIFGVVTGSFRRFK
- a CDS encoding exonuclease domain-containing protein, with amino-acid sequence MSTLLPCYVLLDLETTGGTPTQDRITEIGLIRYENGVETGRWNTLINPGINIPPFIQRLTGITQDMVDHAPTFSQVCETLLQWLDQAVLCAHNARFDYGFLKNEFKRIGVTFQKKLLCTVQLSRKLYPQHHSHSLNAIIERFRLVCDQRHRAMGDTEMMAAFIDVAMHELGEATIQEMALTLLKQPAIPVGLDHLDIDTLPATFGVYLFHGDSAVLYVGKSVSLRSRVFNHFQGDHRSAKEMRIAQEIKRVEYRITGGELGALLLESRLIKDFQPIHNRQLRRERQLCSWQVSRDPNAKPLVTLINDSDIDWRTADHVYGTFKTKRQAVEVLSKLADEYGLCDKALGLEKGAGVCFAHQLKHCKGLCAGRESAESHWLRLLTALSQYRLLTWPYAGRIGIRERNPEYAITEIHIFDQWCHLGTVKDYQELDELSAWPRFDRDTYRYLLKFLPRKNVEIIALHG
- a CDS encoding Y-family DNA polymerase → MDKNNRSIALIDVNNFYVSCERVFNPKLEGRPVVVLSNNDGCAVARSNEVKALGVRMGQPWFQLKDLAKKHGIIAYSSNYALYADMSNRVMEILAMFSPDQEIYSIDECFLDLTGFKTKNLAPYGQHIRQTIKQWTGLPVCVGIGSTKTLAKLANHMAKKNPEWNGVCDFNSLSFQQQADWFQRTGVGEIWSIGKRLAPRLQEIGIKTVLDLKTASPSQMRARFSVVMEKTIREINGTACIELEEINPSRKQIISSRSFGIPVSDLASLEESVTLYISRAAEKLRRQQSCAGSVHVSIRTSRFNENKPYYANSMTIALPRQTDNTILLTKAALWGLRKIYRRGHKYQKAGVVLFELMVPTQYRQLDLFGAIPVTDTKSSKLMSVMDQINSRMGRGTLKIASEGFKQPWKMKQGNKSPNYTTNWNELICVTK